From the Maioricimonas rarisocia genome, one window contains:
- a CDS encoding serine/threonine-protein kinase produces the protein MSGNGPRARTLFVELIETCPPSDWSGRLAEVRREDSQLADRVELLLQAHANPSQLFDDSISPITPRIDDVELVSTVIGPYHLREKIGEGGFGVVYVAEQVEPIRREVALKLIKPGMDSREVIARFEVERQTLAMMDHPHVAKVLDAGMTQNGRPYFVMELVRGQRITTFCDRMRLTIEDRLRIFVDVCRAVQHAHQKGIIHRDLKPSNILVARQDDAPVPKVIDFGVAKALTQQLRGQTVYTAFDQMIGTPMYMSPEQAEMGSLDIDTRSDVYSLGVVLYRLVSGATPYDRDSLRNSTPEQLRRILRHREPLRPSGQFANLSEKESSRVCEERRLDPRRLRNQLAGELDWIVMKAIEKDRNRRYESPTALADDIERFLEGDLVAARPPSAWYRLSKLAGHYRGAIATAAIVLVALCAGLAVAMVQRNEAVKARGLAERRLQEADRERERAEELLYVSDVQLAAQSIEQGEVQQAAALLNRHRPGPATTDRRGLEWHLLMRQVTGHTTEIALSKGPLYTLQHSPDRQWLLAAGATASVYLLDPRTLKLIDSFDTGQKEVNGLTFTKDGARLLTAGDDGTVRIWSFPAFELLQTIRYGERQVYSAILDPDEKQVFVAGREPWIGIFDFETGELLSKLTGHDREVEALEVSQDGRMLGSVSADHTMILWDLQKRKPWSRSDRRVDRLSVLAMFGGDSWIVDGGLDGTLTLTNAGTGEAEAWLSLGDPVQSLAVSADETAIVAATRGGTLHLVLIERSPFGSARTLRLATAWKSHSDRIYGVLWSGDDTVLSVARDGTLCRTRLSPGLRRGRILPGVYPQQFALSPDGRHLVWIRENQMGRIDLQTGKEVPLEGFPVGLEWSEVRYSPDGQRLFAGTLDGRLFMIPFDKPSDVRVRDLKFDHGVWELRCSKDGSLLASVSRDDDRIKVLDVPSLETRFEIALADNWRAALSEDGKLVAVNRGRDALVFELDSGQLIAESLRHHDEAIRSLAFLPGDEELATIGSDRTIRIWGWREGGRPDVVGVHTSGSPVDLQISRDGRTAVTATTQGEVVLWHLPTRQKLFSMAQTELRYRQMALSADERILATTDRLDNLRWYPLQPEAADVAAGED, from the coding sequence ATGTCCGGGAATGGGCCGCGGGCGAGAACGCTGTTCGTCGAACTGATCGAGACCTGTCCCCCGTCCGACTGGTCAGGGCGACTGGCCGAGGTGCGTCGCGAGGATTCCCAGCTCGCAGACCGTGTCGAATTGCTTCTGCAGGCCCATGCGAATCCGTCGCAACTGTTCGACGATTCGATCTCGCCGATCACGCCCCGAATCGATGACGTCGAACTGGTTTCGACGGTGATCGGTCCCTACCACCTTCGCGAGAAAATCGGCGAAGGGGGATTCGGCGTCGTTTACGTGGCCGAGCAGGTCGAACCGATCCGTCGCGAGGTGGCGCTGAAGCTCATCAAGCCGGGGATGGACTCGCGCGAAGTCATCGCCCGCTTCGAGGTGGAGCGGCAGACGCTGGCGATGATGGACCATCCGCACGTCGCGAAAGTGCTGGATGCCGGCATGACGCAGAACGGACGCCCGTACTTTGTCATGGAACTCGTGCGCGGGCAACGGATCACGACGTTCTGCGATCGTATGCGACTCACCATTGAAGACCGGCTGCGAATCTTCGTCGACGTCTGTCGTGCGGTCCAGCATGCTCACCAGAAGGGAATCATCCACCGTGACCTGAAGCCGTCGAACATTCTGGTGGCGCGGCAGGATGACGCGCCCGTTCCGAAAGTGATTGATTTCGGCGTGGCGAAAGCACTCACTCAGCAGCTGCGCGGGCAAACGGTCTACACGGCGTTCGACCAGATGATCGGGACGCCCATGTACATGAGTCCCGAGCAGGCCGAGATGGGTAGTCTCGACATCGATACCCGCTCGGACGTGTATTCGCTCGGGGTCGTGCTGTACCGATTGGTGTCGGGGGCGACGCCCTACGACAGGGACTCACTGAGGAACTCCACTCCAGAGCAGCTTCGGCGCATTCTTCGGCACAGGGAACCGCTTCGGCCCAGTGGTCAGTTCGCCAATCTGTCCGAGAAGGAGAGTTCCCGCGTCTGCGAAGAGCGGCGGCTGGATCCCCGTCGGCTTCGCAACCAACTGGCCGGTGAACTCGACTGGATCGTCATGAAGGCGATCGAGAAGGATCGCAATCGTCGCTATGAATCGCCCACGGCACTGGCAGACGATATCGAACGGTTCCTGGAAGGGGACCTTGTTGCGGCTCGACCTCCGTCGGCGTGGTATCGGCTGAGCAAGCTGGCCGGCCATTACCGCGGGGCGATCGCCACTGCTGCGATCGTCCTGGTGGCCCTCTGTGCGGGACTGGCCGTGGCGATGGTGCAGCGGAACGAAGCTGTCAAAGCACGGGGGCTGGCCGAACGTCGCCTTCAGGAAGCGGATCGCGAGCGGGAACGTGCCGAAGAACTGCTGTACGTGTCGGACGTTCAGTTGGCTGCGCAGTCGATCGAACAGGGGGAGGTGCAACAGGCTGCGGCCCTTCTGAATCGGCATCGACCGGGGCCGGCTACGACCGATCGGCGGGGCCTGGAATGGCATCTGCTTATGCGGCAGGTCACCGGACATACAACCGAAATCGCACTGAGTAAAGGTCCGCTGTACACCCTCCAGCACAGCCCGGACCGTCAGTGGCTTCTGGCTGCAGGGGCCACGGCTTCCGTTTATCTTCTGGATCCCCGCACTCTCAAGCTGATCGATTCGTTCGACACCGGTCAGAAGGAAGTGAATGGCCTCACATTTACCAAAGACGGGGCGAGGCTGCTGACCGCGGGCGACGACGGCACGGTGCGCATCTGGTCGTTTCCTGCATTCGAGCTTCTGCAGACTATCAGGTATGGTGAGCGGCAGGTTTATTCCGCGATCCTCGATCCCGATGAGAAGCAGGTCTTTGTGGCCGGTCGCGAACCCTGGATCGGCATCTTCGATTTCGAAACCGGAGAGCTCCTGTCAAAGCTGACTGGACATGACCGGGAGGTGGAAGCACTCGAGGTCTCGCAGGATGGGCGGATGCTCGGAAGCGTCTCCGCAGACCATACTATGATCCTCTGGGATCTGCAGAAGCGGAAGCCATGGAGCCGCAGCGACCGACGTGTGGATCGCCTCAGTGTACTCGCGATGTTCGGCGGCGACTCCTGGATTGTCGATGGTGGACTCGACGGCACATTGACGCTCACGAACGCCGGGACGGGCGAGGCCGAGGCGTGGCTCTCGCTCGGCGATCCGGTTCAGAGTCTCGCCGTATCCGCGGATGAGACGGCCATTGTTGCTGCGACCAGGGGCGGCACACTGCATCTGGTCCTGATTGAACGGTCTCCATTCGGAAGCGCCCGGACACTGCGGCTTGCCACGGCATGGAAGTCGCACAGCGACAGGATCTACGGCGTCCTGTGGAGCGGCGACGACACGGTCCTTTCGGTGGCGCGGGACGGAACGCTCTGCCGGACACGGCTTTCACCCGGGCTCCGTCGTGGCCGCATCCTTCCAGGCGTCTACCCGCAACAGTTTGCGTTGTCTCCCGACGGCCGCCATCTGGTATGGATCCGGGAGAATCAGATGGGGCGGATCGACCTTCAGACCGGCAAGGAAGTGCCCCTGGAGGGCTTCCCCGTCGGGCTGGAGTGGTCGGAGGTCCGGTATTCGCCGGACGGGCAGCGGCTGTTTGCCGGTACCCTGGACGGCCGTCTGTTCATGATTCCGTTCGACAAACCCTCGGATGTTCGTGTGCGCGATCTGAAGTTCGACCACGGCGTCTGGGAACTGCGGTGTTCGAAGGATGGAAGTCTGCTGGCGAGCGTCAGTCGGGATGACGACCGTATCAAAGTGCTTGATGTCCCGTCTCTTGAAACACGGTTTGAAATCGCGCTGGCCGACAACTGGCGGGCGGCACTTTCCGAAGACGGAAAGCTGGTCGCTGTCAATCGGGGCCGGGATGCTCTGGTGTTTGAGCTCGACTCCGGACAACTGATTGCCGAGTCACTCCGTCACCACGACGAGGCAATACGGAGCCTGGCGTTTCTCCCCGGAGACGAGGAGCTCGCGACGATCGGAAGTGACCGGACGATCCGGATCTGGGGCTGGAGAGAGGGGGGCAGACCGGACGTGGTGGGCGTGCATACCTCCGGCTCGCCGGTGGATCTGCAGATCTCCCGCGACGGGCGAACTGCCGTTACGGCGACAACGCAGGGAGAAGTCGTGCTGTGGCATCTTCCGACCCGGCAGAAACTGTTCTCGATGGCCCAGACCGAACTCCGCTACCGGCAGATGGCGCTTTCGGCCGATGAGCGGATTCTTGCTACGACGGATCGGCTCGACAATCTCCGCTGGTATCCGCTTCAGCCGGAAGCTGCAGACGTCGCAGCGGGCGAGGACTGA
- a CDS encoding DUF1501 domain-containing protein — MAFQYPVSRRQMLQRCSTGFGAVALAGLMSDPSYGATAVLPSEAALRQLHHLPKAKHVIFCFMSGGVSHVDSFDPKPLLKKLHGQPMPVKVERTQFNNNGNIMASPFEFAPAGESGIPVSSMFPQLAGVADELAVIRSMTTPVNEHAQGNFFMHSGFPFMGYPSAGAWCAYGLGTENRDLPGYVVLQSGNAVPPHGGVALFSNGFLPAQHQGSILKADKPEAIRNIRPGESAHLQRQRLDFARQFDEAFLDRTGDEPQVEAAIRNYETAFRMQSAVPELCDISGETEATQRLYGVDSDDPQKAAYARQCLLARRLVERGVRFIELSCLTKGIGAGGAANPWDQHGDLEKGHRAMAGQVDQPIAALIKDLRQRGLLDETLIVWAGEFGRTPFSQGSNGRDHNPFGFSVWMAGGGVQGGTTYGETDEFGYHAVENKCEIYDLWATVLHQLGVDHEKLTYRYGGRDFRLTDVHGNVLHPVLQNG; from the coding sequence ATGGCCTTTCAGTATCCAGTTTCCCGCCGGCAGATGCTGCAGCGGTGTTCGACCGGTTTCGGCGCCGTTGCCCTGGCCGGCCTGATGAGCGATCCGTCGTACGGAGCGACCGCGGTACTGCCCTCCGAGGCGGCGCTGCGTCAGTTGCATCACCTGCCGAAAGCGAAGCACGTGATCTTCTGCTTCATGTCGGGGGGCGTCTCGCATGTCGACTCGTTCGATCCCAAGCCGCTGCTGAAGAAACTGCATGGCCAGCCGATGCCGGTGAAGGTCGAACGGACGCAGTTCAACAACAACGGCAACATCATGGCCAGTCCGTTCGAGTTCGCCCCGGCCGGCGAGAGCGGCATCCCGGTCAGCAGCATGTTCCCGCAGCTTGCCGGCGTTGCCGACGAACTGGCGGTGATTCGTTCGATGACCACACCGGTCAACGAGCACGCGCAAGGCAACTTCTTCATGCACAGCGGATTCCCCTTCATGGGGTATCCGTCCGCCGGAGCCTGGTGTGCATACGGGCTGGGAACGGAAAACCGTGACCTGCCCGGCTATGTCGTGCTGCAGAGTGGCAATGCGGTCCCGCCGCACGGAGGCGTGGCGCTGTTCAGCAACGGCTTCCTGCCGGCACAGCATCAGGGTTCGATTCTGAAGGCGGACAAGCCGGAGGCGATCCGCAACATCCGGCCGGGTGAGTCCGCGCATCTGCAGCGGCAGCGACTCGATTTTGCTCGCCAGTTCGATGAAGCGTTCCTCGATCGGACCGGCGACGAGCCGCAGGTCGAAGCGGCCATCCGCAACTACGAGACCGCCTTCCGCATGCAGTCGGCTGTCCCGGAACTGTGCGACATCTCCGGCGAAACCGAAGCGACTCAAAGGTTGTACGGGGTGGACTCGGATGATCCGCAGAAGGCCGCTTACGCCCGGCAGTGCCTGCTGGCCCGGCGGCTCGTCGAGCGGGGCGTGCGGTTCATCGAGCTGAGTTGCCTGACCAAGGGGATTGGTGCCGGTGGGGCGGCCAATCCCTGGGATCAGCACGGCGATCTCGAGAAGGGGCACCGGGCGATGGCCGGGCAGGTCGATCAGCCGATCGCGGCACTGATCAAGGATCTCCGGCAGCGGGGTCTGCTCGATGAGACGCTGATCGTCTGGGCGGGTGAGTTCGGTCGGACTCCCTTCTCACAGGGTAGCAACGGTCGCGACCACAATCCGTTCGGCTTCAGTGTCTGGATGGCGGGCGGTGGCGTTCAGGGAGGAACGACGTACGGCGAAACGGACGAGTTCGGCTATCATGCTGTCGAGAACAAGTGCGAAATCTACGACCTGTGGGCGACGGTCCTGCATCAGCTCGGCGTCGACCACGAGAAGCTGACGTACCGCTATGGAGGGCGCGACTTCAGGCTGACCGACGTGCACGGCAATGTGCTGCACCCGGTACTGCAGAACGGTTGA
- a CDS encoding ECF-type sigma factor — MNETSDARGSDDQAAETTRLRLLMAELRQLADVQLTGPGQPLRAKALVEEAFARQAGVGGNLAGTSRLEFLSDAARAMRRVLVEIASRGPSQADVDERPSIELLDDLATTACTMEQLLRLEDALHRLASEDPQAAGMVERRFFAGMSVGDAGTSLRLPRALANQAWAYGRAWLQCELNYPSVGTSDESAEASGTTRPVDDNDRHSLS, encoded by the coding sequence ATGAACGAGACGTCTGATGCGCGGGGATCGGATGACCAGGCGGCTGAAACGACGCGGCTTCGGCTTCTTATGGCGGAACTGCGACAGCTAGCCGACGTGCAGCTGACGGGGCCGGGACAACCTCTGCGGGCCAAGGCCCTTGTCGAGGAAGCATTCGCACGGCAGGCAGGCGTCGGCGGTAACCTGGCAGGCACCAGCCGCCTCGAATTTCTGAGCGATGCTGCCCGGGCGATGCGACGCGTCCTCGTCGAGATTGCCTCCCGCGGCCCCTCGCAGGCGGACGTCGACGAGCGGCCGTCGATCGAGCTTCTGGACGATCTGGCCACGACGGCGTGTACAATGGAGCAGCTGCTGCGGCTTGAAGACGCCCTGCACCGGCTCGCCTCCGAGGATCCTCAGGCGGCCGGCATGGTCGAACGGAGATTCTTTGCCGGGATGAGTGTTGGCGACGCGGGGACGTCACTAAGGCTGCCGCGGGCGCTCGCGAATCAGGCCTGGGCGTACGGGCGGGCCTGGCTGCAGTGTGAACTGAACTACCCGTCGGTGGGAACAAGCGACGAATCGGCCGAGGCGTCCGGGACGACCCGGCCAGTCGATGACAACGACCGACATTCACTCAGCTGA
- a CDS encoding heavy metal translocating P-type ATPase, with translation MPHVDPDSELIRRWSSRETAIALLAVAMISVHLILRFAVGTSEPVHNLPLWLVLLLGGGPLVWDLLGKLLRREFGSDLLAGISIVVSAILGEYLAGSLVVLMLSGGEALEAYAVRSASSVLQALSRRMPSVAHRKTDSVVDDVPLDEIAVGDIVAVFPHEICPVDGTVEEGHGVMDESYLTGEPYMMSKTPGSDVLSGAINGDSALIVRATKLAVDSRYARIMAVMQESEQHRPRMRRLADRLGAWYTPLAIGIGVAAWAASGDPVRFLAVMVVATPCPLLIAIPVAIIGSISLAARRAIIVRDPTALETADTCRTLIFDKTGTLTYGEPKLVEQLTAPAFESHEVLSLVGSLERFSKHPLATAIVSAATSEGTVVHDVSAISEPPGRGMQGTVAGRRVELTSRKKLLAREPGLETSFPPQVGGLECVIVIDGAYAATYRFRDTPRMDGRPFIHHLSPRHKIGRTLLVSGDRESEVRYLAEQVGIRDVYFSQSPEQKVEIVRRESQDANTMFVGDGINDAPALMTATVGVAFGQNSDVTTEAADVVVMDSSLQKIDEFLHISRRMRRIALQSAIGGMGLSLVGMFIAAAGYLPPVAGAITQEVIDVLAVVNALRVALPPKELIDFEP, from the coding sequence ATGCCCCATGTTGATCCCGATTCGGAGTTGATCCGCCGCTGGAGCTCCCGGGAGACAGCGATTGCCCTGCTGGCAGTGGCCATGATCTCCGTCCATCTCATCCTGCGGTTCGCCGTCGGAACGTCGGAGCCGGTTCACAACCTGCCCCTGTGGCTGGTGCTGCTGCTGGGTGGCGGTCCGCTGGTGTGGGACCTGCTCGGCAAACTGCTGCGACGGGAGTTCGGATCGGACCTGCTCGCCGGTATCTCGATCGTCGTCTCCGCAATCCTGGGGGAGTACCTCGCCGGCTCTCTGGTCGTGTTGATGCTCTCCGGCGGTGAGGCGCTGGAAGCGTACGCAGTTCGGAGCGCCTCCTCGGTCCTGCAGGCCCTCAGCCGGAGGATGCCCTCCGTCGCCCATCGAAAGACCGATTCGGTCGTCGACGACGTCCCGCTCGACGAAATCGCCGTGGGGGATATCGTGGCGGTCTTTCCGCACGAGATCTGCCCCGTCGACGGCACCGTCGAGGAAGGGCACGGCGTAATGGACGAGTCGTACCTGACCGGCGAGCCGTACATGATGTCCAAGACGCCCGGCTCGGACGTCCTTTCGGGAGCCATTAACGGCGACTCGGCCCTCATCGTTCGTGCGACGAAGCTGGCCGTCGATTCGCGATACGCCCGCATCATGGCCGTCATGCAGGAATCAGAGCAGCACCGTCCGCGGATGCGCCGTCTGGCCGACCGGCTGGGCGCCTGGTACACGCCGCTGGCCATTGGAATCGGCGTGGCGGCATGGGCGGCCTCCGGCGATCCGGTTCGCTTCCTGGCAGTGATGGTCGTAGCGACACCCTGTCCGCTTCTGATCGCCATTCCGGTCGCCATCATCGGTTCGATCTCGCTGGCTGCCCGACGGGCCATTATCGTCCGCGATCCGACGGCTCTGGAAACGGCCGACACTTGCCGGACCCTGATCTTCGACAAAACCGGCACGCTGACCTACGGCGAACCGAAGCTGGTCGAACAGCTGACGGCCCCCGCATTCGAATCACACGAGGTTCTGTCGCTGGTCGGCAGCCTTGAACGGTTCTCGAAGCATCCCCTCGCCACCGCGATCGTCTCCGCAGCCACCAGCGAAGGGACGGTGGTCCACGATGTCAGCGCGATCAGCGAGCCCCCGGGGCGGGGAATGCAGGGAACCGTCGCCGGTCGTCGGGTCGAACTGACCAGCCGGAAGAAGCTGCTCGCACGTGAGCCCGGCCTCGAGACGTCCTTTCCCCCACAGGTCGGTGGCCTCGAATGCGTGATCGTCATCGACGGAGCGTATGCGGCCACCTACCGCTTCCGGGACACGCCGCGAATGGATGGCAGGCCGTTCATTCACCATCTTTCGCCCCGGCACAAGATCGGCCGCACTCTGCTCGTCTCGGGAGACCGCGAATCGGAGGTCCGTTATCTGGCCGAGCAGGTGGGCATCCGGGACGTTTACTTCAGTCAGAGCCCGGAACAGAAGGTCGAGATCGTCCGCCGCGAGTCGCAGGATGCCAACACGATGTTTGTCGGAGATGGCATCAACGACGCCCCAGCCCTGATGACTGCCACCGTGGGAGTGGCCTTCGGACAGAACAGTGACGTCACGACCGAAGCGGCCGATGTCGTCGTCATGGACAGCTCGCTGCAGAAGATCGACGAGTTCCTGCACATCAGCCGGCGCATGAGACGGATCGCACTGCAGAGCGCCATCGGCGGCATGGGCCTGAGTCTCGTCGGCATGTTCATCGCCGCCGCGGGTTACCTGCCGCCGGTCGCGGGGGCCATCACCCAGGAGGTGATCGACGTGCTGGCGGTCGTCAACGCACTGCGAGTGGCACTTCCGCCGAAAGAACTGATTGATTTCGAGCCTTGA